A stretch of DNA from Cygnus atratus isolate AKBS03 ecotype Queensland, Australia chromosome 6, CAtr_DNAZoo_HiC_assembly, whole genome shotgun sequence:
ATCAGATACCGAAACATTTACTTGGACATTACTTCACAACGTGACTGCTCTCTTTTGAAAGACTGATGTGTTAAATGAGCAACTTGAGCACAGACATCGAAAATCTACACTAATGTGATACTGAAGAAAGAGGGATGCAGAACACTGGTATGTTTTCTACTGGAGAAGTTTACCTGCACACAGTCCTAGCATAATTATTCTTCCTGAAAGACATTAGTTAAACCCATGGAAATcacccctttttccccccagagTGAAGACACCgatgcagaagctgcagcaaatTTGCACGTAGGCGAGCCCTATGGGACTTCACAAGATAAAGAGTAATTACACTTTTATCTGTATTACTGCCAAGGTATAGAAAGGACAGCAAACAAGCAGGGCTGTTCAAGACAAGCAGGTGACTATCAGGAGAAGCACCATGTAGAGACCTTTCACTATAGGGTAGAGAGACCGTCAGCAAACTGTGCTCTTCTTTATTCTTTGAGTATGAGAACAACCAGCCTGAAGATTCTTTGGAGAACATCAGACAGCCAAGTGTCGTCAGACAGACCCAGATAAAACAGCATGtaatagagagagaaaaacatggTAACTCACCTGAATATTATCTTTGTCTTTTGGATGCAACAGAAAGTGAACCTCCTTAAGagaatttactttctttttactACTGAATTCAAACACTTTGTCAAACAGCAATTTAGCAACAACAGACCTTGGGAATCCCAAGTTCCCTGTCCCAATTGCCGGGAAAGTAATTGACGTTAAAAACTGTTTCTCAGCGTTCTGCAGGCATTCTGTGATGATGTTGCCCAAGACCTGCAAAGCACAATTAGttttttcagttactgaaagacattttctgcagaatatGCAATTTAGCACTTTCCCTTTTTGCTATCTCTTGGTATTAAACTACAGCGATTACATACATCAAAAGGAATGTATTAGACAACAAGGGATGAGCCACACAGCtagaaaaaagaataatccaAACTCACTCATTTCCCCCATTTCAAAGGAGAGGTTGCATTAAATCCACTACAAAGCCCAGTCAAATTAAGAGTTTAGGCAAATAAAAACTCTTATACCGTCTTTGGAGATGCAGTTCCCTGTGACCATCCAGGTACGACAGCGTGAAATACAAATTTGCAATCTAGATTGCAACCTTTTGTTGTGAACACAGATCCTTCATCAGCTGTTTTTTGTAGGCCCTCTCCACGTAAGTGGTCCTGAAGCATTGGCCCTGCCTTGCTTAGCAAAGCTTTGCCAAGTGGCCCATTATTAAGCTGTAGATCTTTGGCAACACTGACGACAACAGCGTCTGTCTGAAAGACACACAAGCAAAAACTCCAGCTCTTAAGTATCAAGTTAAAAAGTTTTACATTGATTAATTAAATACAGCCTGTCTGCTGATTTACAAGGAAAAAGTTTTGGGGCAGCAATTGGAATGAACAAAGCtttggaataaaacagaaaagttgtgCTCAGTTCTAATACCATGAGCGTGCCTGAAACCGTATAACAGATGAGTTAACAGTGAAATTTGTTTCAacctgacaagaaaaaaaatagaatcagtAGACCAAGAATGCGGAACTCTACCTCCATTTGAAAAACATTCATGCAAGCTTAGTCTCTAAGAGACTCACAGACCGGAAGACTACATTCAAGTTGCCCTCGTCCCAGCATCACAGAGGTAATGCAGGACAAAGCTCCAGCTCAACCCCTGTGTCTGCTGAGCCTGGAGCACAGCTGACGTGACTGGTCGGTGCAaagaaggagaagctgagaaagAACAAGACTGGAGGAAACgtaaggaaaaagagaagtgagaaaagCACTCATTTAGAAGggagagaaatagaaaaggcATCGTGTCAAGCACTGTGTTCAGGTCTTCAGGAAAGACCtctatatgtattttaaaatatttattctgctCTGGACAACTGGAGGAGCTGTATGCACAAGCTGTGGGATGCATCCGCTCCTGAAAGGATCAGCTGGCCGCTGCAGAGAGGATTCTGCAAGAAGCTGCTTCCAGCATGGGTGATGCCAGTAGAGTAGCTCCCAGGCCACCTAACAGCACTTCAGTGCTGGAAGTAACTGGATGAATAGCAAAGTTAGCTCTCCACGGGGAAAGCAACAGCAGCCGTACACAGCACACCAGCCTTCACCAGCGCCATAGTGGGCAGCAGTTTCCCAGATCAATATCCTACAGACACAGGGCAAGCCTGGCTGGCTCTGGGCAGAGGACTCAGTACAGGCACAGGATCAGATGTGCCTGGCTGCGCTGCCTCGGGGACACGATGGATCCGAGAGCAGCCAAGCCACTTGTCAGGGTATTCATGTTAACCAGCGCTGAGCACCCCGTTTTGTTTCCGTGCAAGCACCATCTCTTTACTGCATTCCTGCAATCGGCACTTCCAGGAAGGTCAGTGCTGCATGCAGGTGGCTCCTGCACAGCAAGGTAGGGTCAGGAGTAGCCCAGAATCATTTCTGCTGACCCCAGTTGTTTCTACAAAACTATACTGCTCCACACCACAGGGTCCCCTGTGTCTCTGTTAGCAGATGAGGGAACACAGTGCTACACAGCCATCTCTATCACAAACGACAGTCATCTTAACAGCAATTAATATCTGCAGTGATAGATGATTCCAATAACACATCAAGCATGTTATGTTGCTAATTACAGATGATGGActaagggtttttttgttttgttttgttctcccctccctcccatattttaaaacatgctttacTTCAAACTGGACAAACAGCCTATCACTTAAAATACTTACTGTAGCATCTTCAATGCTTCCTTTTTTCAGCATGATGCTAAGACCTTCCTCAGTTGTTACCGATGTGAAGCTCATGTCGGTCTGAGTTTTCCTTTTGGTAGGCTGACGAACTGTCTTGGTCTGATGCACTGATCTGGAAGAAGGTTCATAATCcgaaaacacttttttcagtGCCTCGGTGAAAGCCTGAACCTTATCCGCTGTGATATCCACAAGATGAATCTCCTTCAAGCTGCTTTCCCCCCTGAACTCTTCCAAGGTTTCCTTGATGGATGACACAATTGTATCTGCACACTTCTGCAGCGGGAAGCCAAAGATCCCTCCACTAACAGAAGGGAAAGCTATAGAACGATGATTGTATGTTTCAGCCAGTCGTAGGCTCTTTTTAACTGCCTCTTTCAATAAATACACACACTTTCCTGCTTCATCCCTACTCCACCGGGGCCCAACAGCATGAATGATGTTTTTGCAGGGGAGTTTCCCAGCACCTGTGATAACCGCACGCCCGGGCTGCAATCGGCCATAATTCCTCACCAGCTCATTACACCTCGTTTGCAGCTCTGGACCAGCTGCTTGTAGCAGCGCCTCAGCAAGGCCACCGATGTGTTTCAGGTCTTCGTTTGATGCGTTCACCACAACATCAACATGATGAGTGCACAAGTTAGCTTGATAAACTGCTATTGAAACTCCGCCCATGGTCACCTGCATATGGGGCTTGCCTACAtcactgtgtttttgttgttcttcctgATGTTCTTCTGGCTCTTCTTCCAGCTTGATTAGACAGTTAAACTCTTGCTTCAAACAGGCAACAAAAAAGTGTTctctttctttgaaatatgaCTTTGCTCCTGGCTCATTAATTACCACACGCTTATAATGCAGGCTGGACAGAATTTGCTCAACTAGGGTGGCTCCCTTCAGCACTTCTCTTCTTGGCCCACTCAAGGATATAACTCTGCGTTTCTCCAGCACGCCAAAGTCAACTTTCACACCTTTATTCTTTAAGTCATCCCAAACTGAGGTCTTCTCTTTCTCAAAGTACATTATGACTACGGTGGGCTTTCCTCCGATGACCTTTtctatttgtgtgttttcatcTATGAAGCCAAAGAGTTCCTCAAAGGCTTTTGCTACTGCTTGAGAACAACCAGCAACAACGATCTCACTCCCTATCTTAGTGACCACTACAGCTTCATTGGAGCAGTTCTGCTGGGTGagcattttccattccttcttCTCAACGACTGACTCATCCTCCAAAGCAATGCTTTTATAGTCCAgttccttctttatttcttcctctgcttttagGAGAGTTTCAGCACCATTCCCTTTCAAGATGACAGCATCTGTGTCAAGCTCATAAAAGGCACTGATTTGTTTTGACATAAACAGACTCTGTGACAGGGTTTCGTTATCAACACTTtgtaaaaactggaaaatgtaaGGATGGATACTAATggttttctttgccattttgtGCACGTTAACCAATATTTCCCCTTTGACTTTATAAACTTCCTCAGGCACTCCACACAGGTTAATTAGCTTCTGTGTACTATCGTAAGTTATATGCAGAGCTGGGAATTCCGTGtgaattttttcttcaagaccAGTACTCTGTAAAATTGCAAAGTCCCCTGGATTTAGCAACagtatttcttcagttctttgcttttgtctttcaatttctctggtgGCTTTTTCTATGAGCAACTTCAGCTCCTGTTCAACATCCTTTAGAACATCTTTGTCACCTACTAGGACAAGGAAATCCTTGGAAACACCTGCGATTAACAAAAGTTCATCGTGgacaaagctgtttttaatggCTTCCCACACCTCTGCACTTACTTGATATTTAATTGCTACATACTTTGATATGCTACGTGAAAATGCTGTGGAAACTGTTTCATTCCATGTCCTGATCAATCGAGCCACTGATCTCTTTGACTCAGACAAAGCAGCTGAAGATAACTTCAAGATAACTTCTGGTTCTGCACAACTGGGTTTAGGCCATGTTATCTCACAGTTATAATTTGCCAGTTCAGAACTTATCGCCTCAGTTAGGCCATTTTTTCTCCATAAGAACTGACAGATATAGGGATCCAGTGGCACTGTAACTGGATCTGGCACCTTTATTGGCGGCCCTTCCTTTCCGTATAGAGCTGTTCCCAGTGACAAGTAGTAAGGATAGACAGAGATTGGTGTTTTGTTGAGTAAATGCTGCTTTGCCAAGACATTGTTtacatctgaaacaaacaaaacagacaaaaaaattaaCGTTAGCACCTAAAACCACggaactttgaaaaataataaagcaacaGTTAACAAAAAGTTTACTACATATTAATGTTTATATGTAAGAAGAGTCTTACACGAGTTTTCCTACCTTcccagataaaaataattccaaattaTTGAAGAGTTACCagttttaaatgacaaaaactAAACTAGGAAGAGCCAGTTAAGAACCAACAATGTCCACCTCCAGGAGGAAGTAAGTAGAGCACAGGGCTGTTTTTGTCCCCATCTGTTATGCTCTACTCAAAGTGGCCAACTCAGTAGTTGTCTGGGCTATTACTCAGTAGTATCAAATCACAGatacttttttgggggggaaaatgGAGGAGCTATCTTCTTCCACTTCCCTTAgctctcctcttctctgcagctcctccaccttcccccttctcctccaccttCCACAGAAGCTCATGTTTCTGGCACTGGCTGGACAAGCCACATAACTTGTTGTCTAGCCAAAAAAAAGTCCAATAAATTGTCCTCAGATGAGGCAGACAGCACAAACTGCCACTGGGCAACTGGTGATGAAGGCTCTGCACTGTGTGGGCTGTGTTTTCCTCAAATGAATTTAAACTGTAAGCTGAACTCTGTAAGGGGAGAGACCTGGgtgaaaaacaaactgcataAGAAGAAGAGCTCTATACATCATGCCCAGCTGGTCCAAAACTTTAGTTTGCACTTCTGGTTGGCAGCGATCTGCTTACAAAGCAGCAGATCTGCCATTTTATGAGGGCAAAGTCGCTATTCCttcagaaaatctgcattttgatTGTTAAGGGAGAGGACTGCAAGAAATAaggtttctgcatttctgcattacCTTTATGATCACTGAACGTAATGATAGCTGCTCCTTCGTCATGCAGTTGCTGAACATCCACGACTTGTGCACCtccattctttttgctttcaaagtagATAGTTATGTAGTCACTGGGTGTGTTAGGTGGTATATTTTCAGCCCTAACACTTTTTGTTAAGTCAAGGCAACGTGcagtaatattttgtttctttactctTTGGCTTTGGTTTAGCTTCTGAACAATTTCCTCTGTATCtagaaagagaagggaggaaagaaacaagTTCAAACCAGTAGCTCATTCTCTGCTCTGGCGTGAGCAGACTATCACCGTATGCACTGACCACAGCACTGAATTATGAAGCATCTGTCAAAATGGTGGTGCCCACAAAGCTAACTTGTTTCCACACACTCAGCTTCTGTCAGCTATTCCTCACCAGAAGGTTGACTGCAATTATTGAGGTACAATGACTGCAGACAGAATTCATCACTAGTTTTCCTAGTGAGGAGCACTTGGTCTCTTTaaccccaaaagaaaataagatcaGGTTCATTTATACACAACTAATCAGACAGAAGTCGAGAGTTTAAATTCAGattctttcagttttatgaTAAATACGTCCTATTATTTTGGCCCTTCCCCACCCTGCTGTCACCGTGGTAAGAGACAGACAAGTCACTTTTAGGTGCGCGTTTGCCTGACAGACCTGTTTTTTTAAGGATCTACTTATTTCCTCCAGGCTACACCAAAAATCTGGGACCAGACCACAGTGAGAGGCAAATTCTATCCAACTTCTACAGTAGAAAACTCCATGCCTTGTCAAAGCTTAAAAGCTTATTTGGTTTAGTTATACCACCGACTAATCCCTCCACaactttaaaatttctgaacAACTCCATTCTTATATATTACCAGTACTACAACCGTTCCCACAAGGTTGATTTAAACTGGCATGTAACTTGTTTTCATCACATTCTACCTTCTAAAGAGACTTCCAGCTTTTCCTCCACAGAAGAAACagttctctctgctttcccGTTCCCCCTCCTCAGCCAAACTCAAGCGCATGTGAAATCACCTTGTCCCTAAGTGTGCtcaagcacagcagcactgacagaATGCTGCAGCCAGTTTCCTGCTGTCAGTTTAATTCAGTTCCCCTGGAAATGAAGCTTTGTTTTCCCTACATCATCAGTTATGGCACTGGCTTACACCACTTACTGTTGCCCCTGTCCTGGGATGGGATTTGTTAACAGTATCACCCAGAAATCTTGGCAGGGACCAGTCCATCCAGCCCAGTATCCTGTCTCCTGCAACAGCCACAGCAGGTATCTCAACAGCTGtaagatgctgctgcttccttaAGTCTCTACCAACCTCCAACTATTTCTTAGTACAGAAGATTTCCCAAGCATGATGCAGTCTATTTAATAACCATAAAAGGCTCTGTTCTAAGCAGTTCTTCAATTTTCCCTTAAACCCATGCAAACTTATTACACGTAGCACCTTTTGGGAAGCAGAACCTTTACCATTGATCTATTTTAAGACCCACCATATACTTTTGTTGCTTTCATATAGTTTATTTTTAGCCCTACCCATTCTGTTCACTCTTCTCATTTACACTGGCCTTTATACCTTACAGATAAAAGGTATCATTGACATTCCTAGAGCCACTACTCATTTAAAATGATGCAGGATCAGATTTTTCCTTAAGCCAATGACAAAATATACTTCATTTCCCACTCCCTCCCACTAACAGAAAAGTAGCTCGTGAGAGAAATCTGCAACCTGGACTTCTCCTTACCTGTACTTTCAGTAAAAGCAACTACAGCAGCCTGCATTTCAGGTATCATTTCCACACTGAAGTCCCCGTCTTCCTCTGACAAGCCACTGATGTTCTCTACCAGCATAATTAGCACAtaattttttattgtctcctgCACATTTTCAAGCACAACTAAGGGGGAATGCAGGGATGCTTCAGAGTTTTCCACTCGGAATGGCTCCTGGGTAGTCTCCACTTGCCAAGGCTTCACGAACAGATTGATCTTCTTCACTGAGTGATGTTCCCTTTGCAAGACTTCTTGGGCATCTAGTTCCAcatggaaacaaacaagaaagatgtgattttcatcttcctcccttctcccaagAGCGGATCAATATTGTAAAGCTATACTCTAAAGTCTGGCCAGCC
This window harbors:
- the LOC118252650 gene encoding protein mono-ADP-ribosyltransferase PARP14-like isoform X2, giving the protein MSGPRAAAFPLLVRGDWGAGEPPAALRKKLLLYFQSHKRSGGGECELRDGPGHLLVCFARPDVRQRVLDRQGHELDLGSRGRLSLLVTEPPADGGLPQEPGPAEEPGRAAGRRGVNEPCASLPTCKNEDASVCLQQEKTETCANLEAETDSRNSVIVVTTAPGEEIEDEVVEMYFENKKKSGGGPIKSWVRKDQLMIITFHDKEDAQEVLQREHHSVKKINLFVKPWQVETTQEPFRVENSEASLHSPLVVLENVQETIKNYVLIMLVENISGLSEEDGDFSVEMIPEMQAAVVAFTESTDTEEIVQKLNQSQRVKKQNITARCLDLTKSVRAENIPPNTPSDYITIYFESKKNGGAQVVDVQQLHDEGAAIITFSDHKDVNNVLAKQHLLNKTPISVYPYYLSLGTALYGKEGPPIKVPDPVTVPLDPYICQFLWRKNGLTEAISSELANYNCEITWPKPSCAEPEVILKLSSAALSESKRSVARLIRTWNETVSTAFSRSISKYVAIKYQVSAEVWEAIKNSFVHDELLLIAGVSKDFLVLVGDKDVLKDVEQELKLLIEKATREIERQKQRTEEILLLNPGDFAILQSTGLEEKIHTEFPALHITYDSTQKLINLCGVPEEVYKVKGEILVNVHKMAKKTISIHPYIFQFLQSVDNETLSQSLFMSKQISAFYELDTDAVILKGNGAETLLKAEEEIKKELDYKSIALEDESVVEKKEWKMLTQQNCSNEAVVVTKIGSEIVVAGCSQAVAKAFEELFGFIDENTQIEKVIGGKPTVVIMYFEKEKTSVWDDLKNKGVKVDFGVLEKRRVISLSGPRREVLKGATLVEQILSSLHYKRVVINEPGAKSYFKEREHFFVACLKQEFNCLIKLEEEPEEHQEEQQKHSDVGKPHMQVTMGGVSIAVYQANLCTHHVDVVVNASNEDLKHIGGLAEALLQAAGPELQTRCNELVRNYGRLQPGRAVITGAGKLPCKNIIHAVGPRWSRDEAGKCVYLLKEAVKKSLRLAETYNHRSIAFPSVSGGIFGFPLQKCADTIVSSIKETLEEFRGESSLKEIHLVDITADKVQAFTEALKKVFSDYEPSSRSVHQTKTVRQPTKRKTQTDMSFTSVTTEEGLSIMLKKGSIEDATTDAVVVSVAKDLQLNNGPLGKALLSKAGPMLQDHLRGEGLQKTADEGSVFTTKGCNLDCKFVFHAVVPGWSQGTASPKTVLGNIITECLQNAEKQFLTSITFPAIGTGNLGFPRSVVAKLLFDKVFEFSSKKKVNSLKEVHFLLHPKDKDNIQEFSDEFQNRYGNSVDKTVPDETSQATAFFGPVSTPAQDVYEMTIGSIVFQVAAGDITKEKGDVIVNITNQSFSLKAGVSKAILEGAGKAVEDECAQLALQPNNGYITTQAGSLPCKKIIHVVGQDNIKVQVSKVLRECEIQQYASVTFPAIGTGQAGRLPDVAADEMMNAVIDFARSNTAPSVKTIKVVIFQPHLLSVFHTSMKKRGSPGKTKSKSFFSKLASLLNSEKQSPKGKHKAVLEKKIDQAVVQICGENKKQVEETEAWLKSAILKEQFHTEIKDDSILDFGEAEHEELCDLQKSRNIALHLTSNIIQISGVSKDVWFAYSSIQDMIHRVKAAKQEEIKAELLKNLIEWKYLENDSYVPFDRLTNMHLENAFEEKKKEISVMIQKKKYTVNIADKCAIDDQGQRKPIMRINKSEDQETTVLPETWDDMQNQQLKIVELKPETKEYKEVAERFLKTTRSLKIEKIERIQNSFLWKAYQIKKRQMAEKNVNGDNEKILFHGTSKESLSLINNTGFNRSYAGMHAANFGNGTYFAVNASYSAQDTYSKPDVDGKKYMYVARVLVGEYSQGTRGSITPRPKSASNSVDLFDSSTDNVNNPSMFIIFNDIQAYPEYLITFTR
- the LOC118252650 gene encoding protein mono-ADP-ribosyltransferase PARP14-like isoform X1, which codes for MSGPRAAAFPLLVRGDWGAGEPPAALRKKLLLYFQSHKRSGGGECELRDGPGHLLVCFARPDVRQRVLDRQGHELDLGSRGRLSLLVTEPPADGGLPQVRWDRGGRTPGGLQPLPPPPPPPNLSFRLQEPGPAEEPGRAAGRRGVNEPCASLPTCKNEDASVCLQQEKTETCANLEAETDSRNSVIVVTTAPGEEIEDEVVEMYFENKKKSGGGPIKSWVRKDQLMIITFHDKEDAQEVLQREHHSVKKINLFVKPWQVETTQEPFRVENSEASLHSPLVVLENVQETIKNYVLIMLVENISGLSEEDGDFSVEMIPEMQAAVVAFTESTDTEEIVQKLNQSQRVKKQNITARCLDLTKSVRAENIPPNTPSDYITIYFESKKNGGAQVVDVQQLHDEGAAIITFSDHKDVNNVLAKQHLLNKTPISVYPYYLSLGTALYGKEGPPIKVPDPVTVPLDPYICQFLWRKNGLTEAISSELANYNCEITWPKPSCAEPEVILKLSSAALSESKRSVARLIRTWNETVSTAFSRSISKYVAIKYQVSAEVWEAIKNSFVHDELLLIAGVSKDFLVLVGDKDVLKDVEQELKLLIEKATREIERQKQRTEEILLLNPGDFAILQSTGLEEKIHTEFPALHITYDSTQKLINLCGVPEEVYKVKGEILVNVHKMAKKTISIHPYIFQFLQSVDNETLSQSLFMSKQISAFYELDTDAVILKGNGAETLLKAEEEIKKELDYKSIALEDESVVEKKEWKMLTQQNCSNEAVVVTKIGSEIVVAGCSQAVAKAFEELFGFIDENTQIEKVIGGKPTVVIMYFEKEKTSVWDDLKNKGVKVDFGVLEKRRVISLSGPRREVLKGATLVEQILSSLHYKRVVINEPGAKSYFKEREHFFVACLKQEFNCLIKLEEEPEEHQEEQQKHSDVGKPHMQVTMGGVSIAVYQANLCTHHVDVVVNASNEDLKHIGGLAEALLQAAGPELQTRCNELVRNYGRLQPGRAVITGAGKLPCKNIIHAVGPRWSRDEAGKCVYLLKEAVKKSLRLAETYNHRSIAFPSVSGGIFGFPLQKCADTIVSSIKETLEEFRGESSLKEIHLVDITADKVQAFTEALKKVFSDYEPSSRSVHQTKTVRQPTKRKTQTDMSFTSVTTEEGLSIMLKKGSIEDATTDAVVVSVAKDLQLNNGPLGKALLSKAGPMLQDHLRGEGLQKTADEGSVFTTKGCNLDCKFVFHAVVPGWSQGTASPKTVLGNIITECLQNAEKQFLTSITFPAIGTGNLGFPRSVVAKLLFDKVFEFSSKKKVNSLKEVHFLLHPKDKDNIQEFSDEFQNRYGNSVDKTVPDETSQATAFFGPVSTPAQDVYEMTIGSIVFQVAAGDITKEKGDVIVNITNQSFSLKAGVSKAILEGAGKAVEDECAQLALQPNNGYITTQAGSLPCKKIIHVVGQDNIKVQVSKVLRECEIQQYASVTFPAIGTGQAGRLPDVAADEMMNAVIDFARSNTAPSVKTIKVVIFQPHLLSVFHTSMKKRGSPGKTKSKSFFSKLASLLNSEKQSPKGKHKAVLEKKIDQAVVQICGENKKQVEETEAWLKSAILKEQFHTEIKDDSILDFGEAEHEELCDLQKSRNIALHLTSNIIQISGVSKDVWFAYSSIQDMIHRVKAAKQEEIKAELLKNLIEWKYLENDSYVPFDRLTNMHLENAFEEKKKEISVMIQKKKYTVNIADKCAIDDQGQRKPIMRINKSEDQETTVLPETWDDMQNQQLKIVELKPETKEYKEVAERFLKTTRSLKIEKIERIQNSFLWKAYQIKKRQMAEKNVNGDNEKILFHGTSKESLSLINNTGFNRSYAGMHAANFGNGTYFAVNASYSAQDTYSKPDVDGKKYMYVARVLVGEYSQGTRGSITPRPKSASNSVDLFDSSTDNVNNPSMFIIFNDIQAYPEYLITFTR